The Streptomyces laurentii genome contains a region encoding:
- a CDS encoding chitodextrinase precursor (Chitin-binding domain of chitinase C; cd12215;~Chitinase C; pfam06483;~Chitinase [Carbohydrate transportand metabolism]; COG3325;~Chitodextrinase precursor [Streptomyces venezuelae ATCC10712];~The GH18 (glycosyl hydrolase, family 18) type II chitinases hydrolyze chitin, an abundant polymer of beta-1,4-linked N-acetylglucosamine (GlcNAc) which is a major component of the cell wall of fungi and the exoskeleton of arthropods. Chitinases have...; cl10447;~The GH18 (glycosyl hydrolases, family 18) type II chitinases hydrolyze chitin, an abundant polymer of N-acetylglucosamine and have been identified in bacteria, fungi, insects, plants, viruses, and protozoan parasites. The structure ofthis domain is an...; cd06548;~aromatic chitin/cellulose binding site residues [chemical binding];~identified by MetaGeneAnnotator; putative): MLSPTKKRASLLTSGAAVAGLLISSLASGGVSYAADNESCRPDGLYKTPGVDVPYCSVYDTEGREKMGADHQRRVIGYFTGWRTGKNGEPAYLASDIPWDKVTHLNYAFGHVGGDNKLSVGTDGPDNAATGMTWPGVAGAEMDPAYPYKGHFNLLNKFKKQHPNVKTLISVGGWAETGGYFDDSGKRVDSGGFYSMATNADGSVNQAGIDTFANSAVDFIRKYGFNGVDIDYEYPTTMKDSGNPLDWQLSNARRAGLVQGYAVLMKSLREKLDRAGATDGKHYMLTVAAPSSGYLLRGMETFQMQKYLDYVNIMSYDLHGAWNEYVGPNASLFDDGKDAELAAANVYGSAQYGSLGYLNTDWAYHYFRGSMPSGRINIGLPYYTRGFKNVQGGTDGLWGKAATTGCPAGSGLTKCGIDNLWHDKDTAGKESPAGSNPMWHAKNLEKGIVGDYVTRYGFPADTKLTGAYARMYDATLVAPWLWNADKKVFLSTEDEQSVGAKADYVVDRGIGGTMVWELAGDYGWNAAKGQYEPGSTLTSLMYDKFKAAAPYGAKKAGTTLPTQAVDVGLEFTDFKLGDSNYPITPKLRITNNTATALPGGTEFQFDYGTSAPNNASDQSGFGTKVIASGHTGSNVGGLKGDFQRVSLKLPAWQSLAPGATVDLSFNYYLPVSTPSNWTVTIGGTAYALTGDLARGTTTVEPGTTTPPTTPPTTPPTTPPTTPPTTPPTTPPTTPPTGCAAPAYTAGSVYNAGQTVSHKGHGWKAKWWTQNEEPGTTGDWGVWQDLGAC, encoded by the coding sequence GTGCTCTCCCCCACGAAGAAGAGGGCCTCGCTGCTCACTTCCGGCGCGGCCGTCGCCGGACTGCTGATCAGCTCCCTCGCCTCGGGCGGCGTCTCGTACGCCGCCGACAACGAGTCCTGCCGCCCCGACGGCCTGTACAAGACGCCCGGCGTCGACGTCCCCTACTGCTCGGTCTACGACACCGAGGGCCGCGAGAAGATGGGCGCCGACCACCAGCGCCGCGTCATCGGCTACTTCACCGGCTGGCGCACCGGCAAGAACGGCGAGCCCGCCTATCTGGCCTCCGACATCCCGTGGGACAAGGTCACCCACCTCAACTATGCCTTCGGCCACGTCGGCGGCGACAACAAACTGTCCGTGGGCACCGACGGCCCCGACAACGCGGCCACCGGGATGACCTGGCCCGGTGTCGCGGGCGCCGAGATGGACCCCGCGTACCCCTACAAGGGGCACTTCAACCTGCTCAACAAGTTCAAGAAGCAGCACCCGAACGTGAAGACCCTGATCTCCGTGGGCGGCTGGGCCGAGACCGGCGGCTACTTCGACGACAGCGGCAAGCGGGTCGACTCCGGCGGCTTCTACTCGATGGCCACCAACGCCGACGGCTCGGTCAACCAGGCCGGCATCGACACCTTCGCGAACTCCGCCGTCGACTTCATCCGGAAGTACGGCTTCAACGGCGTCGACATCGACTACGAGTACCCGACGACGATGAAGGACTCGGGCAACCCGCTCGACTGGCAGCTCTCCAACGCGCGCCGCGCGGGCCTCGTCCAGGGCTACGCGGTCCTGATGAAGTCGCTGCGCGAGAAGCTCGACCGGGCCGGCGCCACCGACGGCAAGCACTACATGCTGACCGTCGCCGCGCCCTCCTCCGGCTATCTGCTGCGCGGCATGGAGACGTTCCAGATGCAGAAGTACCTGGACTACGTCAACATCATGTCCTACGACCTGCACGGCGCCTGGAACGAGTACGTCGGCCCGAACGCCTCGCTCTTCGACGACGGCAAGGACGCCGAGCTCGCCGCCGCCAACGTCTACGGCTCGGCGCAGTACGGCTCCCTCGGCTACCTCAACACCGACTGGGCCTACCACTACTTCCGCGGCTCGATGCCGTCCGGCCGGATCAACATCGGCCTGCCGTACTACACCCGCGGCTTCAAGAACGTGCAGGGCGGCACCGACGGTCTGTGGGGCAAGGCCGCCACGACCGGCTGTCCGGCCGGCTCCGGCCTGACCAAGTGCGGCATCGACAACCTGTGGCACGACAAGGACACCGCGGGCAAGGAGTCGCCCGCCGGCTCCAACCCGATGTGGCACGCCAAGAACCTGGAGAAGGGGATCGTCGGCGACTACGTCACCCGCTACGGCTTCCCCGCCGACACCAAGCTGACCGGCGCCTACGCCCGTATGTACGACGCGACGCTGGTCGCCCCGTGGCTGTGGAACGCCGACAAGAAGGTCTTCCTCTCCACCGAGGACGAGCAGTCGGTGGGCGCCAAGGCCGACTACGTCGTCGACCGCGGCATCGGCGGCACGATGGTGTGGGAGCTGGCCGGCGACTACGGCTGGAACGCGGCCAAGGGTCAGTACGAGCCGGGCTCGACGCTCACCTCGCTGATGTACGACAAGTTCAAGGCGGCCGCCCCGTACGGCGCGAAGAAGGCGGGCACGACGCTGCCCACCCAGGCCGTCGACGTGGGCTTGGAGTTCACCGACTTCAAGCTGGGCGACTCCAACTACCCGATCACCCCGAAGCTGCGGATCACCAACAACACGGCGACGGCGCTGCCGGGCGGCACGGAGTTCCAGTTCGACTACGGCACGTCGGCGCCGAACAACGCCTCCGACCAGTCGGGCTTCGGGACGAAGGTGATCGCCAGCGGTCACACGGGCAGCAACGTGGGCGGCCTGAAGGGCGACTTCCAGCGGGTGTCGCTGAAGCTCCCGGCGTGGCAGTCGCTCGCCCCGGGCGCGACGGTGGACCTGTCGTTCAACTACTACCTGCCGGTGTCGACCCCGTCGAACTGGACCGTGACCATCGGCGGGACGGCGTACGCGCTCACCGGGGACCTGGCGCGCGGCACGACGACGGTGGAGCCGGGGACGACGACCCCGCCGACCACGCCTCCCACCACTCCGCCGACCACTCCCCCGACGACCCCGCCCACCACGCCTCCGACGACGCCGCCGACCACCCCGCCCACGGGCTGCGCCGCCCCGGCGTACACGGCCGGCTCCGTCTACAACGCGGGCCAGACCGTGTCCCACAAGGGCCACGGCTGGAAGGCCAAGTGGTGGACCCAGAACGAGGAGCCGGGCACGACCGGCGACTGGGGCGTCTGGCAGGACCTCGGCGCCTGCTGA
- a CDS encoding rOK-family transcriptional regulator (Arsenical Resistance Operon Repressor and similar prokaryotic, metal regulated homodimeric repressors. ARSR subfamily of helix-turn-helix bacterial transcription regulatory proteins (winged helix topology). Includes several proteins that appear to...; cd00090;~Nucleotide-Binding Domain of the sugar kinase/HSP70/actin superfamily; cd00012;~ROK-family transcriptional regulator [Streptomyces albus J1074];~Transcriptional regulator/sugar kinase [Transcription / Carbohydrate transportand metabolism]; COG1940;~Transcriptional regulators [Transcription]; COG1522;~dimerization interface [polypeptide binding];~identified by MetaGeneAnnotator; putative;~nucleotide binding site [chemical binding];~putative DNA binding site [nucleotide binding];~putative Zn2+ binding site [ion binding]), translating to MAASPSTARALNDRLALRLLQDAGPLTATQLKTLTGLSRPTVADLVERLQSGGLVHIVGETGAQRRGPNARLYGIVADRAHLAALDVRTRSVSVVVSDLLGTTLAEATLPIGDGAGAAPGPAAEQAVALLERTARAAGAARLHSVAVGAPGLIDPATRQLRDTAKLPEWHRLLIATLQQRLPATVLVENEVNLAAVAELREGAARGENGGEGVGQAGGRDTFVLLWLGQGIGAAVVLDGRLRRGASGGAGEIGFLPVPGTSGLPSAHGCDGGFDELACAASIDALARTHGLDPATALESAHPAFLDALAGRLALGAASVAAVLDPGCVILAGETGHRGGPALAARVEARLATLSPLRTEVRATTLGDTAILRGALLTARDAAQDALFP from the coding sequence ATGGCCGCATCCCCGAGCACCGCCCGGGCCCTCAACGACCGGCTCGCCCTGCGTCTGCTCCAGGACGCGGGCCCGTTGACGGCGACCCAGCTGAAGACGCTCACCGGGCTCTCCCGCCCCACCGTCGCCGACCTCGTGGAGCGGCTGCAGAGCGGCGGCCTCGTGCACATCGTCGGCGAGACCGGAGCCCAGCGCCGCGGCCCCAACGCCCGGCTGTACGGGATCGTGGCCGACCGGGCCCACCTCGCCGCGCTCGACGTCCGCACGCGTTCCGTCTCCGTCGTCGTCTCCGACCTGCTGGGCACCACGCTCGCCGAGGCGACCCTGCCCATCGGCGACGGTGCCGGAGCCGCCCCCGGACCCGCCGCCGAACAGGCCGTGGCACTCCTCGAACGCACCGCCCGCGCGGCCGGCGCCGCCCGGCTGCACAGCGTCGCCGTCGGCGCGCCCGGCCTCATCGACCCGGCCACCCGCCAACTGCGGGACACCGCCAAGCTCCCCGAATGGCACCGGCTGCTGATCGCCACGCTCCAGCAGCGGCTGCCCGCCACCGTCCTGGTGGAGAACGAGGTCAACCTGGCCGCCGTCGCCGAACTCCGCGAAGGCGCGGCCCGGGGCGAGAACGGCGGCGAGGGCGTGGGGCAGGCCGGCGGCCGGGACACCTTCGTCCTGCTCTGGCTCGGCCAGGGCATCGGCGCCGCCGTCGTCCTCGACGGACGGCTGCGCCGCGGCGCCTCCGGAGGCGCGGGCGAGATCGGCTTCCTGCCGGTGCCGGGCACCTCCGGGCTGCCCTCGGCCCACGGCTGCGACGGCGGGTTCGACGAACTGGCCTGCGCCGCGTCCATCGACGCCCTGGCCCGTACCCACGGCCTGGACCCGGCCACCGCGCTGGAGTCGGCGCATCCGGCCTTCCTCGACGCACTCGCCGGCCGGCTCGCCCTCGGCGCCGCCTCGGTCGCCGCCGTCCTCGACCCCGGCTGCGTGATCCTCGCCGGCGAGACCGGCCACCGCGGCGGCCCGGCCCTGGCCGCCCGGGTCGAGGCCCGCCTCGCCACGCTCTCCCCGTTGCGCACCGAGGTCCGCGCCACCACGCTCGGCGACACCGCGATCCTGCGTGGCGCCCTCCTCACCGCCCGCGACGCGGCTCAGGACGCCCTCTTCCCGTAA
- a CDS encoding major facilitator superfamily transporter permease (The Major Facilitator Superfamily (MFS) isa large and diverse group of secondary transporters that includes uniporters, symporters, and antiporters. MFS proteins facilitate the transport across cytoplasmic or internal membranes of a variety of...; cd06174;~identified by MetaGeneAnnotator; putative;~major facilitator superfamily transporter permease [Streptomyces pristinaespiralis ATCC25486];~putative substrate translocation pore), whose amino-acid sequence MADRIGITPGLRRARYAIAAVFCVHGAVTGSFATRIPWIQEHADVGAGQLGLALAFPAIGASLAMPLAGAISHRLGARTALRGLLALWTLALTLPSLAPNVYTLCAALLVFGATAGMSDVAMNALGVETETRLGRSIMSGLHGMWSAGALIGSAAGTLAAHLGADARLHHLMAALILTALGLVCCQGVLDLRSSPEEEAPPRFALPPKSALIIGAVGFCAVFAEGASMDWSAVYLKGELGTSAGLAAASTTAFALTMAVARLAGDRIVDRFGAVRTVRVGGLVATVGGVLVVAASHAALAMAGFGLIGLGVAVVVPLAFAAAGRSGPNPSQAIAGVATITYTSGLIAPSAIGGIADATSLVVSFSLVTLLAFGLVLGAGVLRTRAREAAGGAPSRASEQVR is encoded by the coding sequence ATGGCGGACAGGATCGGCATCACACCAGGACTGCGGCGGGCCAGGTACGCGATCGCCGCCGTCTTCTGCGTCCACGGCGCGGTCACCGGCAGTTTCGCGACCCGGATCCCCTGGATCCAGGAGCACGCGGACGTCGGCGCCGGCCAGCTCGGGCTCGCGCTCGCCTTTCCCGCGATCGGCGCCTCGCTCGCGATGCCGCTGGCCGGCGCGATCAGCCACCGGCTCGGCGCCCGAACGGCCCTGCGCGGACTGCTCGCGTTGTGGACGCTCGCCCTGACGCTGCCCTCGCTCGCGCCCAACGTCTACACGCTGTGCGCCGCGCTCCTCGTCTTCGGCGCCACCGCCGGCATGTCCGACGTCGCCATGAACGCGCTCGGCGTGGAGACCGAGACCCGGCTCGGCCGCTCGATCATGTCCGGCTTGCACGGTATGTGGAGCGCGGGCGCGCTGATCGGCTCGGCCGCCGGCACGCTCGCCGCGCACCTCGGCGCGGACGCCCGGCTGCACCATCTGATGGCCGCGCTGATCCTCACCGCGCTCGGCCTGGTGTGCTGCCAGGGCGTGCTCGACCTGCGCAGCTCGCCCGAGGAGGAGGCCCCGCCGCGTTTCGCGCTGCCGCCGAAGTCCGCGCTGATCATCGGCGCCGTCGGGTTCTGCGCGGTGTTCGCGGAGGGGGCGAGCATGGACTGGTCGGCCGTCTACCTCAAGGGCGAGCTGGGCACCTCCGCCGGCCTGGCGGCCGCCTCCACCACCGCCTTCGCCCTCACCATGGCCGTGGCCCGGCTGGCCGGCGACCGGATCGTGGACCGGTTCGGCGCGGTGCGTACGGTACGGGTCGGGGGTCTGGTCGCCACCGTCGGCGGGGTACTCGTGGTGGCCGCCTCGCACGCCGCCCTGGCGATGGCCGGATTCGGACTGATCGGGCTCGGGGTCGCGGTCGTCGTCCCGCTCGCCTTCGCCGCCGCCGGGCGCAGCGGCCCGAACCCGAGCCAGGCGATAGCGGGCGTGGCGACCATCACGTACACCTCGGGGCTCATCGCCCCGTCGGCGATCGGCGGGATCGCCGACGCGACCAGTCTCGTCGTCTCGTTCTCGCTGGTCACCCTGCTCGCGTTCGGTCTGGTGCTCGGTGCGGGAGTACTCCGGACCCGGGCCCGCGAGGCCGCCGGAGGGGCCCCGTCGCGGGCCTCGGAGCAGGTCCGCTGA
- a CDS encoding pyrimidine utilization transporter G (identified by MetaGeneAnnotator; putative;~pyrimidine utilization transport protein G; TIGR03616;~pyrimidine utilization transporter G [Streptomyces viridochromogenes DSM40736]) translates to MSLGVRWTLHGDGKTPAPGAVVRPDERLTWPRTIGLGAQHVVAMFGASFVAPVLMGLDPNLAIMMSGVSTVIFLLATRGTVPSYLGCSLSFVGVAAAIRASGGTSATVTGAVFVVGAALFLAGLAVKKFGARIIHAAMPPIVTGAVVMLIGFNLAPVTASTYWPQDQWTALLTMLFTGLAVVCLRGFWSRIAIFLGLIFGYGISWLSDLVFGKIHSVSASGQVTDHWRLDLSGVSKADWFGLPSLHGPTFEWSAILVALPVVIALIAENAGHVKAVGEMTGDPLDDKLGTAIAADGVGSMLSTAVGGPPNTTYSENIGVMAATRVYSTAAYWAAAGFALLFGLCPKFGAVVAAIPGGVLGGITVILYGMIGLLGAQIWINAKVDLRNPLNLVPAAAGIIIGVGGVKLTFTDTFELGGIALGTLVVITGYHVLRAFAPAHMKQQEPLLDSGTSSYESGGEDASKN, encoded by the coding sequence ATGAGCCTCGGCGTGCGCTGGACCCTGCACGGCGACGGGAAGACACCCGCTCCCGGGGCCGTCGTCCGGCCGGACGAACGGCTGACCTGGCCGCGGACGATCGGACTCGGCGCCCAGCACGTGGTCGCGATGTTCGGCGCGTCCTTCGTCGCTCCCGTCCTCATGGGGCTGGACCCGAACCTCGCGATCATGATGTCCGGTGTCTCCACCGTGATCTTCCTGCTCGCGACCCGCGGCACCGTCCCCTCGTACCTGGGCTGCTCGCTCTCCTTCGTGGGTGTCGCCGCCGCGATCCGGGCCTCCGGCGGCACCAGCGCCACCGTGACCGGCGCCGTGTTCGTGGTCGGCGCGGCGCTGTTCCTCGCGGGCCTCGCGGTGAAGAAGTTCGGCGCGCGGATCATCCACGCGGCCATGCCGCCGATCGTCACCGGCGCCGTCGTCATGCTGATCGGCTTCAACCTGGCGCCGGTCACCGCGTCCACGTACTGGCCGCAGGACCAGTGGACGGCCCTGCTCACGATGCTGTTCACCGGACTCGCGGTGGTCTGCCTGCGCGGTTTCTGGTCGCGTATCGCGATCTTCCTCGGCCTGATCTTCGGTTACGGCATCTCGTGGCTGTCCGACCTGGTCTTCGGCAAGATCCACTCGGTGTCCGCGAGCGGCCAGGTCACCGACCACTGGCGGCTGGACCTCTCCGGTGTCTCCAAGGCCGACTGGTTCGGTCTGCCGTCCCTGCACGGCCCCACCTTCGAGTGGTCCGCGATCCTCGTCGCGCTGCCCGTCGTCATCGCGCTCATCGCGGAGAACGCCGGACACGTCAAGGCCGTCGGCGAGATGACCGGGGACCCGCTGGACGACAAGCTCGGCACCGCCATCGCCGCCGACGGCGTCGGCTCCATGCTGTCCACCGCCGTGGGCGGCCCGCCGAACACCACGTACTCCGAGAACATCGGCGTCATGGCCGCCACCCGGGTCTACTCCACCGCCGCCTACTGGGCCGCGGCCGGCTTCGCGCTGCTGTTCGGTCTGTGCCCGAAGTTCGGCGCGGTCGTCGCCGCCATCCCCGGCGGTGTCCTCGGCGGCATCACCGTGATCCTCTACGGCATGATCGGCCTGCTCGGCGCCCAGATCTGGATCAACGCCAAGGTCGACCTGCGCAACCCGCTCAACCTGGTGCCCGCCGCGGCCGGCATCATCATCGGCGTCGGCGGCGTGAAGCTGACCTTCACCGACACCTTCGAGCTGGGCGGCATCGCGCTCGGCACCCTGGTCGTCATCACCGGCTACCACGTGCTGCGCGCCTTCGCCCCGGCCCACATGAAGCAGCAGGAGCCGCTGCTCGACTCCGGTACCAGCTCGTACGAGAGCGGCGGCGAGGACGCGTCGAAGAACTGA
- a CDS encoding hypothetical protein (Hypothetical protein XNR_5397 [Streptomyces albus J1074];~identified by MetaGeneAnnotator; putative): MAQTRQSSPQSPERLTRPPDAEPSAGPADGWDAGPIGPFLAVDPVVDRLRALRTAWSPADGVAVFNRVYLTVTEEIGRAIEAGAFADRKAATTLDVRFAERYLAAVDAVAADVAPPACWRPLFDYRRHPGVLPLQFALAGINAHIGHDLALAVVDTSRALDCTPADLEDEFDRVGDVLALMEERVREELMPGPDLLEVTDPLTHLLGCWSLERARDGAWLAARSLWQIRRLPALAEEFAERLDRSVGLVGRMLLTPLARRP; encoded by the coding sequence ATGGCGCAGACCCGGCAGTCCTCCCCGCAGTCCCCCGAGCGGCTCACCCGGCCGCCCGACGCCGAGCCGTCGGCCGGCCCGGCGGACGGGTGGGACGCCGGGCCGATCGGACCGTTCCTCGCGGTCGACCCCGTGGTGGACCGGCTGCGGGCGCTGCGCACGGCCTGGAGCCCGGCCGACGGGGTGGCCGTGTTCAACCGGGTCTATCTGACCGTCACCGAGGAGATCGGCCGGGCCATCGAGGCGGGCGCCTTCGCCGACCGGAAGGCCGCCACCACCCTCGACGTACGGTTCGCGGAGCGCTATCTCGCGGCCGTCGACGCCGTCGCGGCGGACGTCGCGCCCCCCGCCTGCTGGCGGCCGCTGTTCGACTACCGGCGCCATCCCGGGGTCCTGCCGCTCCAGTTCGCGCTCGCCGGGATCAACGCGCACATCGGGCACGACCTGGCGCTCGCGGTCGTCGACACCAGCCGGGCCCTGGACTGTACGCCCGCCGACCTGGAGGACGAGTTCGACCGGGTCGGCGACGTCCTCGCCCTCATGGAGGAGCGGGTACGGGAAGAGCTGATGCCGGGCCCGGACCTGCTGGAGGTCACGGACCCGCTCACCCATCTGCTCGGCTGCTGGAGCCTGGAGCGGGCCCGCGACGGGGCCTGGCTCGCGGCCCGGTCGCTGTGGCAGATCCGCCGGCTGCCCGCGCTGGCCGAGGAGTTCGCCGAGCGCCTCGACCGGTCGGTGGGCCTGGTGGGGCGGATGCTGCTCACGCCGCTCGCCCGGCGGCCCTGA